The Candidatus Poribacteria bacterium genomic sequence TTCTTCGCGTACGCCGCAAAACCGCACCTACCGAGCCTGGGTGGACAGTGTGGTTAATGCAATCTAAATTTTTAGAAACGGTATTATTCTATCAACACAATCATACCGCAACCGATGCGGGCACCACCGCCTGCTCTTACTTGTACCTCTTTAAGCACCGCAACAATCCATTCACCGAAGGCTGTATCGTCCCCTTGAAAATAGCCTAACATCCACGCGGTCGTCCGATCATCCAGAAACGTAATGAGAAGTTGATTATAGCCCGCTAAGTCAACAGGGTTTTCAAAATCTATGCCCGATGAAATGTAGAGATGTGTTAACCTCATCCGCATCTCCGGCTCAAATGTTTCGGGTGCTCCAGTGGGAAAGGTACGTCGATATTGGTTTGTAAAGAAATCGGGATCTATGGGTGCACCTTTAGAGAGAAAAAAGTCGTGGTAGGCAGCTAAACTGCTCGGTCCGGTTTCCAAAAACGCTTGATATTCGGGCGATTCTGTCAGCTGAATCACAGCCAAAAATGCAAGATCCAACAATTGCTCAGGCGTAAAGAAACAACTCAGCAGCAGCTCCAGCGGATCATGGCTATGCGGATCCACTACTTGATCTGGAAGATGGTGTTCCATTTCTAAGTCAATCTGCTGCCCGAGCACTACCAGTGTACAAGCATGGGTGGCTTCTACCATTCCCATTTCCATCTGCATCTGCCCCATATTATGAGTATGAATGCCTGTATGGGGGGTGGGGATTTCTAACATTCCCATTGCGGTATGATGCCCATGTGGATTGGTTTGGAACGTATCACCTGTTTCGTGGATAAGTAACAGTTTACCGAGGATGTCGGTCCCCGGGGTACCACCAAGAGACCAGAGTGGTGTTGTAAATTCTAAAACCCCTGTACCGTCCTCGCCAACTGGGATGTTGCCGATTTCACCGACACCGATAGGCGGCATGTCAGGTGTCGCTTCAGCAACAGGAACGCCGATAGTACCTGCTGGAACCGCCATAGGATGCCAGTGTGGTCCTACATCGGTACAGCTGCCAATGTGGAGGTGTGCCGCGTGCAAACCTGGGGATGCATTCTGAATTTCAATCCGGACGTGAACTGTTCCATCTATTTCTGCGAACATGGCTTCGCCAGTCAGACCGCTCCCGTCTTTTTCAGAGATCAGGGCAACTGCGACTTTGTCAATAGGTTCCACAGTGAGCATCTGTGTTGAAATCTCTTCACATCCGGTCACAAGGCATATCACCACCATAAGGGTTATTAGCACTGCGTACGTAGGGGGTCTGATGTTCATAGATGTACAAATTGCTCCTTTCGGTGTGGTATTGAAGGTATTGTATTACATTTCAGTGCCAAAGTCAATTAGTCTTGCTATTCAGAAACCGGACGATTCGTACTTGACATTCTGCCTCACACTGATACAATAAAGACATACTATCCAAAACATGGAGGGAATGAGATGGGATATAAATTAGATCCGAACGCAATGTATCGGATGCCGACACATTTTGGACCGAGGACAGGACCGAGATTTGGACCCGATGGCAGAAAATTTGAGTGTAAAGATAATCCGAAATCGACATCAGTTTCAGTGAGTTTCCTGACAAACAGCGAACAACTTGAGGCTTTTCTACCGCCAGGTTTCTCGCTTAACGGTGAACCCGTCGTGTCTGTGTCCGCCGGCTATATGAAAGAAATTGAGTGGTTGGCAGGACGCGGCTACAATACGCTCGGTGTCAGTTTCCCAGCGGTTTTTGAAGGTGAAGTGGACAGGGCAACTGGATCCCTCTTGACAGTGCTGTGGGAAAACCTGACTGATCCGATTTTGACAGGACGTGAGGAATTAGGCTTCTCCAAAATCTACTGCGAACTGCCAGATCCGCTAACGTTTAACGGCGAAACACACTGCACTGCCAGTTGGCTCGGTTTTAAGTTCATGGATATGCACGTGAGAGCGACAGAGCAAGTTCCGATACCAACCCCGTCTTCATCCCCGCAACAGACGAGTGGTGAACAACCGCTCACCGGTACACTCCACTACAAATATATGCCGAGAACGGGTGAATGGGGGACTGCCGACATTGCATACGCAGTGCTAACACCTGCAAGCACACCGAATCGAGTTGTACAGGAGCATTGGCGCGGTGAAGGAACGGTGGAATTCCACAAATCACGTTGGGAAGACCTACCGACGCAGTATAACATTGTCAACGCCTTCCACGAGTTGGAAGTCAAAGAGTGGCGTGGGGCATCTATTGTCAAAAGCGTCGGTGGAAAGGACCTGAGCGATCAACGGATATTGCGTTAATTCTTAGTCCATCACTGAGCCGCCTGAAACGGTGATGGAAATCCCTGATAGGTAGGCGGCTTCGTCTGAGGCGAGGAAAGCAGCCATTTTGGCGACATCTGCTCCCTCAGCGAGTCGCCCGATGGGTACGGCTGCTTCAGAGCGGCGTGCGTATTCCGCGAGTTGTTCATCAGCAGAAAGATTCTGAGGCATTAGCACAGACGCGAGATGTCCAAATCGCTCTGTATCCACAAGTCCAGGGCAAATAGCGTTCACGTTGACCTGATAGGGTGCGAGTTCACACGCGAGCGATTGCGTGAAGCCGATCACGGCGAATTTTGAGGCACTGTATGCAGCGAAGC encodes the following:
- a CDS encoding superoxide dismutase family protein codes for the protein MNIRPPTYAVLITLMVVICLVTGCEEISTQMLTVEPIDKVAVALISEKDGSGLTGEAMFAEIDGTVHVRIEIQNASPGLHAAHLHIGSCTDVGPHWHPMAVPAGTIGVPVAEATPDMPPIGVGEIGNIPVGEDGTGVLEFTTPLWSLGGTPGTDILGKLLLIHETGDTFQTNPHGHHTAMGMLEIPTPHTGIHTHNMGQMQMEMGMVEATHACTLVVLGQQIDLEMEHHLPDQVVDPHSHDPLELLLSCFFTPEQLLDLAFLAVIQLTESPEYQAFLETGPSSLAAYHDFFLSKGAPIDPDFFTNQYRRTFPTGAPETFEPEMRMRLTHLYISSGIDFENPVDLAGYNQLLITFLDDRTTAWMLGYFQGDDTAFGEWIVAVLKEVQVRAGGGARIGCGMIVLIE
- a CDS encoding acetoacetate decarboxylase family protein, whose protein sequence is MGYKLDPNAMYRMPTHFGPRTGPRFGPDGRKFECKDNPKSTSVSVSFLTNSEQLEAFLPPGFSLNGEPVVSVSAGYMKEIEWLAGRGYNTLGVSFPAVFEGEVDRATGSLLTVLWENLTDPILTGREELGFSKIYCELPDPLTFNGETHCTASWLGFKFMDMHVRATEQVPIPTPSSSPQQTSGEQPLTGTLHYKYMPRTGEWGTADIAYAVLTPASTPNRVVQEHWRGEGTVEFHKSRWEDLPTQYNIVNAFHELEVKEWRGASIVKSVGGKDLSDQRILR